From one Lycium barbarum isolate Lr01 chromosome 6, ASM1917538v2, whole genome shotgun sequence genomic stretch:
- the LOC132598996 gene encoding protein TIC 21, chloroplastic: MQTLLLPAGRPGIGTAPFALPPTGKPCRYRLAGRPNNALISSLPFSPLQKEPLNLPQLSKRTRILASSPVSTPYTSPNEDPEKAKLLQVAKRLQDTARYFKRLGTLGFWGQLVCTLVAAVILSFSVVITGKVTSPFTFYSTAGGIAAAFISVFWSFGYLRLSEKLQRSANEPSKAPPRADVVKSLRNGIVVNLLGMGAAILGNQATVGLLVAKALTTSTNPYQGLTPGSSPVLALDVFLVQASANTVVSHFLGLVFSLELLRSVTLPTSEGIPVPRAA; this comes from the exons ATGCAAACTTTACTCTTGCCGGCGGGTCGCCCCGGCATCGGAACTGCTCCATTTGCTCTTCCACCTACCGGAAAACCATGTCGGTATAGATTAGCCGGACGACCAAATAATGCCCTAATTTCATCATTACCGTTTTCCCCTTTGCAAAAAGAGCCACTTAATTTGCCTCAATTGAGCAAAAGGACCAGAATATTAGCTTCTTCTCCCGTTTCTACACCCTACACTTCCCCAAATGAAGATCCTGAAAAAGCCAAGTTGCTTCAG GTTGCAAAAAGACTACAGGATACAGCAAGGTACTTCAAAAGATTGGGTACGCTAGGGTTTTGGGGACAGCTGGTATGTACGCTTGTTGCTGCAGTGATCCTTTCGTTTTCGGTTGTGATTACGGGGAAGGTTACATCGCCCTTCACATTCTATTCAACTGCGGGTGGAATTGCAGCTGCTTTTATTTCAGTATTTTGGTCATTCGGCTATCTTCGTTTGTCTGAAAAGCTTCAGAGGTCAGCTAATGAGCCTTCAAAG GCTCCTCCTCGTGCTGATGTTGTGAAAAGCTTGAGAAACGGAATAGTGGTGAACCTTCTAGGAATGGGTGCCGCTATACTTGGCAATCAAGCAACTGTAGGTTTATTGGTGGCTAAGGCTCTTACCACATCAACTAATCCTTACCAGGGTTTGACTCCTGGGAGCAGCCCTGTGCTTGCTTTGGATGTATTTCTCGTTCAG GCATCAGCAAATACCGTCGTTTCACACTTTCTAGGTCTGGTATTCTCATTGGAGCTGCTGCGCTCAGTCACCTTACCAACTTCAGAAGGCATTCCGGTTCCAAGGGCTGCATGA